The following proteins are co-located in the Triticum aestivum cultivar Chinese Spring chromosome 1A, IWGSC CS RefSeq v2.1, whole genome shotgun sequence genome:
- the LOC123182807 gene encoding uncharacterized protein — protein MAAAAALRSTIGLAVLRRAASPGLSSSAGGGSSGLAINPRRRTMATGGQGGAVWKTCKDAAFATVAGGVAGGVAGVGMILFASRLVGEHDDYAEQERRTRKDST, from the exons atggcggctgcggcggcgctcCGGTCCACCATCGGCCTTGCGGTACTCCGGCGCGCGGCGTCGCCAGGCCTCTCCTCCTCTGCCGGCGGCGGCTCCTCCGGTTTGGCGATCAACCCGCGGCGGCGTACGATGGCTACCGGCGGGCAAGGCGGCGCCGTGTG GAAGACATGCAAGGATGCTGCTTTTGCTACCGTGGCCGGTGGTGTGGCCGGCGGTGTAGCCGGGGTCGGGATGATCCTGTTCGCTTCGAGACTAGTAGGGGAGCATGATGACTATGCGGAGCAGGAGAGAAGAACAAGAAAAGACAGTACGTAG